In Chrysemys picta bellii isolate R12L10 chromosome 4, ASM1138683v2, whole genome shotgun sequence, the sequence AGCTGTGCTGCCAGGGAatgggggggcaggacagggtgggAGGGCACAGGGCACGTCTCAGAGATTTTTGCAACATCATCATCATTGGGCCTCCTTGGGCCAGCATGACACCTCTTGAATGGAGATACAGGAATTCTTTgcggtgacagcagcagcagagaactcTGATTTTGCTGGAAGAGGGAAACTGCTAAGGGACAAATATTAACTATTGCTTACATTTGTGAAGCTTTGACCTTTTACATCATTGtaacaacaaaaatattgaaaaaacatAATAGATAAATTAGGTGACAACGGCATTTGAATATCCAATGTTTTGTGAATTCTTGAATCAAAGAAATGCTTTGGAGAGACTGGAACAAATGCTTTTAGGCTCAGAAAACTTTTGTCAGCCTTGCTCCTGGCCAGCAATGATCAGAGAGACATTCAGTCCTTTATTCCCAGCAACCACAATCTTCATGAGCTCCCTGGCATGCATGGGAAGTGTGACCAACAGAGTACAGCAAATTGTCaatagaaaattgggtttttgtcaaacagggttttttctttttttggtgaaaattatCTGCTTTCTATGGGAAAAAACTTTTcatatgaaaacagaaaaaaattggttGTGAAATGCTGCTGGAGTGCTGTATGGGAGTCATAGTTCAGGTGTCTCATGACCCCTTTCTTCTGTATGGGCAGGGCTCCCTCTCTGGACTGTATCTCTGATGATGCTCCATGGTGGCTCGGCAAGAGAGAAAACcgtggtgcatcatggaagatgaaGTCAAGCTAGGGATCTTGGCCCCTagaagagaatgggagcatgGGGGAACAAACCACAATTCCCATAACACATTGCAGcagcatttttttaatcaaaattttggttttcagctgaaactttttggctttcaaggttttgttttgttttttctaccAAAAACTCAACAATTTCCCAGGGGAGGGAGAATTTCTAACCAGCTCTAATATTCTCCcatgtgtgctgctcctgctcagCAGTCTGTTGaggggaacagggtcagggctcTACCTCCTCTCTGCTTCTCACTGCCCCTTTGGGGTGCTGGGTTTCCCCAAGGATACAGTTCCCATGCTCCTCTGAGAGCAGGTACTGCAATTATCCCCAATTCTTGTGTGGGAATTACAAGGGTGTGCAATTAGAACCATGTTTTCTCCCTCCACATCTCCATAAACAGCAGGTACAATCTAGCCCTGTTATAACAATAGCGTAAGTGACACTGTAGTTACGGGTGAGGTGGTAATTCCACGATAAACCCCTGGATAGGATTTTCTAACTTGTGCATGTAAAGCAGCAGGGCAGATTGGCAGTGACTtgtgttttttctctcctttcctttgcAGTGTGTGGGTGCAGGTTGCtagccaggattatctgggtagatctcacttaatcatttccctgccattgtggaggggctcaggcactggtgcacctcggtccctcctatCCTCTGCCTGGGACACATAataatctagtctcctgtggactgtaatactttggtctcattttggttgttgggtttagtgttcaggggctgggggggtatTGAATGGAGGTCAGgtggttcccttctggccttaaacgcgATGGTATTATTGCAATTAATCTCCTTTGTTAGTTTTGCCACAGGAAAAGGTGAAAACATCAAAAGTTGAAGAAACAAGAAGGAATGACAGACAAGGGGATCTGGGACCCTGTGCAGAGATACATCACGCCAAGGAGCAGGGAGTTGATAATTTGTCTCTGAAAGGCTTTGGTAAGACTGTACTTAGAATACTGCAACCACCTCTTAGTCCAATTATGATAGAAAGATACATCTCCAACAAGGGGAACTCGGAGAACAACAATAAATGTAATTAAAGGACTGTACTGAGCTACAAAGAAAGAACAAGTACAAAACTGTTATGGCCAAAATATTAAAGAGGGACAAATCCCACACTGACACAGGCAGGACTCCTTCCTATGAAGAAGCCATTTGCTGTGCACTTATTGGGTCAATTTGCACTGTATTAGGAATTATGTCCGATGACAATTTGTAGAAATGGTCCACTGATAAATCATTTAATGCATTTTGGTTGGTCTATTTGCTCGTACTCAGGCTagaacacatttttgtttttctgaagtgtGCTCATATGGTCTGGCCCTATGCACGCAGCCTGTAAACTGGTTTAATAGTGCCCAtggtttaaaacattttaaaggatgTTTTAACACTCTGAACATAGCATTCTGAAATGCTGCTGGAATGCTCTATTTGAGTCATAGTTCATGTGCCTAATGACCCCTTTCTtctctatgggccaggctccctttctggactacatctcccataatgaaGTCAAGCTAGGGTTCTTGGACCATAGAGGAGAAAGGGCCTTCATAAGCAAGTCAGCTGTCCACTGAAACACTGTCACTCTACTTCCCATACTGCACTACTCAGGATTAGAGATGGGCCCCAACTAAATACCAGTGTCCAAATCCTGTCCTTCAGTGGTTGGAGTGGCAGTATCAAGGAATGGGGGTGAAGCAGAGAAGGGTATCTAGAGGTGAGAAAAACAGAAAGGGATTAAaagagctagcaaacaggagagaagagaaaacatAAGCAAGAAGAGAAGTAGTTAGAAATAACAAAAGAAGACAAACGGTACTTACCggggagaaaaggaggagaatagaaaaaatcagacaaaactaaaagaaaatcagaaggaacaaaaaaaaaaggaatgagcTAAATtatccttattcagcaaagcacttgagcaaaTTCTTAACTTTAAGCGCATGCTCAAATCTCATTTATTGTAAGGGGACTTCAATCTGTGCTTAAGGGAATTGCTGAATCAGAACCAAGATGAGAGATGATCATGTACAAAATAATTAAACGATAAAAGACAAGAGACTAATTTTAATATGTAAAATTCTAGCAAAATGTCAAGTCACATGATGGTGGGAATGCTGGGAGGCCAGAAAGAATAGAATGTCACCAATATCTTGTCCTGTCCAACCTTTGGATATAACCGATGAATGGCAGTTCAAATGACCTCTGTTTGAACAACTGTACTCAGTATGTCTAATGCTTCATGCCATTTTCATTGAATTAGATTATCAGAAAAAATATAGAGAACATATACAAGAAGAATACCAAGTAATAGAAGATAAGAATGCTCGCATGGGTGAACATGTAAGTCTAGACAAAAGATACACAGAACTGCTTATTGTAAAGGAACATCGGCAGCGGGAGGAGAAAGAACATGAAATAATCACCAGAGGAAGGAAACACACAGAACTGATGGCTCACCAGACCAGTCTCACTAAGATTAATGTTTTATTTGATCCTAGTAGAAATCAACAAAGCCCAAAAACtgttgtgctgcagggagctgctggaattGGGAAAACAATGACAGCAAGAAAGATCATGTTGGACTGGGCAGCTGGAAAACTCTATCAGAAAAAGTTTGATTATGTTTTCTATATAAATTGTAGAAAGATAAATCATGTTACTGAAGAGCAAAGTATTGCTGATTTGGTTTTAGACAATTGTCCTAATGGAGAAGGACCAATTAAAGAAATCTTTGAGAAGCCAGAAAAACTCCTATTCCTAATAGATGGTTTTGATGAATTGAGTTCTTTGCTAGACATTGATGAAGTTAGTCTGTGCACTGACCCATTTGAGAAGAAGCCAGTGAAAACTGTACTGTGCAGTTTACTGAGAAAGAAAGTTCTTCAAAAATCCTTCTTACTGATCACTACAAGACCAACTGCTCTGGAGAAACTAAAGCAGAATTTAAAATTTCCATGTTATGCAGAGATAATGGGATTTTcgggagaagaaaggaaagaatatTTCTATAAATTTTTTTGTGATGAAAAGAAAGCAACACAAGCCTTTAATTTTGTCAAAGAAAATGAAATGCTCTTCACCATGTGCTTTGTCCCCATTGTGTGTTGGATCATCTGCACAGTTATGAAGCAACAGATGGAAAAAAGGGAAGATCTTTCACAAACTTCAAAAACAACCACCTCGGTATATTTGCTCTTTCTGTCCACTCTGCTAACTGATCATTTTGCTGACTCAATACAACAGCCTAAAACTACTCTGTGGAACCTTTGCTCGTTGGCTGCAGATGGAATTTTAGAACGAAAAATACTGTTTgaagaaggtgacctgaagaaacaCAATTTATCCTTGTCTAACATTCAGTCTCTCtttctgaataaaaatatttttcagaaagaTACAGAATGTGAAAGTGTCTACAGCTTCATTCACTTGAGTTTCCAAGAGTTTTTTGCAGCTCTCTTCTATGTGCTAGAGGAAGATAAAGGGACAATGACAAAATCTTTGTCTtctaagaaagatgtgaacaactTGCTAAAAATTTATGGACCatctaaaaataattatttgatgTTAACAGTACGTTTCTTGTTTGGTCTCTTAAATAAAGAGAGACTAAATGACATGGAGAAAAAATTACATTGTAAAACATCTAAAATAAAGCTGGATTTGTTGAAGTGGTTTGAAGCAGAAGCTAAAAACATCTCCCTTCTGCCTTACAAGACCTATGGGGAACTACGTGACCAGTTTGAGTTGTTTCATTGTTTGTATGAGAGTCAGGAAGAAGAGTTTGCGAAAAGCGCAATGGATAATTTCCAAGAAATTAGATTGGAACACATCAGGCTTACAACAATGGATGAAATTGCTCTTTCATTCTGTGTAAAGAACTGTTGTAGTAAGCAGTCACTTTACCTGTGTAATTGTACTCTTGGGATTGGAGAACGAGAAGAAGGATGGATAGCAAAGCTACGGAAATGGTTATTTCCTCTGTAAGTATCACAGTTTATTTAATATTAATCAGTAAATCCTTAGAGTGACATCTCATCGTATCACCATTATAATGCCCCATTTTTTCAATGGATTATAAGATATTTGCAGATTTGTCTTGGTCTTTTCCTGTAAAATGAGGTTAAACTGTCCCTCTGGGCCTGGTCGGGTCGAGGTAGCTGAGTCAGAAAACCTCAGGATTGAAGGTTAGGCAGGAATAGGGAAGCGAGGGTTAAGCAGAAGGACCCAGAAACAGCTGGGACCAATTAGCTTCCTGGGAAACTAGCTTGGAACAGATAGATGGATGAGGAAGTTAGCTGCTCTGGGCTGGAGTGTTTAGCTAAGTACCTGTCTGCATTGAAGGagctggacaccagaactggagcaAACATTTTAGCTTTGCCAGTTTTACCAGTGCTGTATAGAGGAGAAATGTAACCTCCTTGTTCCTATTATATAtactcctgtttatacatccaatgaTCCCATTAGCCCTTTCAGctgcagcattgcactgggagatcATGGTCAATTGGTTCTCCATCATAActccaagtccttttcagagtcactgctttcaaaACTACAGTTCCATATTATAAGTATGCCCATATTCTTTACTCCTTCCATTTGACCTGTCAAAAGGCATGGTGTTTGTGTGGACCAGTTTACCTAGAGATCCAGAGAGCTCAATATAAGTGACCTGTCCTGTCCTACAGCCTAGTCACAGTAGCAAATGAGTTAGACCTGCCCAGGTCCTTGAGCACCTGAATAGCAAAAGGAAAAGGTATAAGGGCTAGAAGCTgggtctgcagagcctgggacaACTGATATTCCCACAGTACCATCAGGAGGCCATGCAGAGGCTCAGTTCTATGGAGaataggtgctgcaggaagtactgCCCAAGAGATCCAGAGTGAGGTACCGTgtggccctctgattggccaagtgcACTATTTAACCCCAGGGGTTGCCCCAGGAAGCTGTCTGGGCTGCCACACAGAATTTGGCCTGCTGCAGTGCCAGACTTTGCTTGGTCTCCTGATCTCCGGCCTCTGACTCTAGCCTGATTCTGACCCTGACCCTTGCCTACAGAACCTGGCTCTTGTGATTCATCCAACTCCTGCCTAGCAACTACTGTCCCTAGAGAGCAGAtctcagcccagctgtgaccactaggccagacCACCTACGTCCCAGTCCCTCACAGCCACAAACAATTCAGAAGATTCTCAAATGGAAGCTGACTGTAgctcagctcctgctgctcctggaCTCTGCACTGGCACCAAGCTAGCTCCCTGAAGCCCTTAAGCAATCAACCCTTGTTCCCTCTCCACTAGCCTTAGCATCTTCCCGAAGGCGACAAGCCAAGCCATGCTGTTTCCTGCATTGCCCAGTTACTGGCCATGTCACGGGTGTTCCCCAGCCATTAGTCAACATCTTACAATACAGCTCCACCTTGCTGCTGATGGCAGTAGTGCTTCTGCATTCTCCCTCCTGGAGAGGAGAGAAATCGCTCTGTGTATGGGCTCTGCTGGGCAGTATCCTTAATTCCTTCTCTGTAATGTGTGCAGCACCCAACTGCGAGATGTCTcctgcccacccccttccctcatcTTAGTTATGGGACAATGGGAAAGGGGCATTATTTGGGATAGTCTCCTCCTGCATAGATCCTACTCCTGAGTCAGGGGCAGGTGCTGGCAGCAATGAGCAATTCACAGGCTGCTGTCACTACTACAAAGCTTTAGGGTCTTTCCAGTGCTGCTCTCAGACCTGAGGATCCAAAGATCCACCAAATAGCGCATTAACTCACTCCAGCTCCTAATGGATCCAAGAGGCCAAAACTACAGACAAGGATCAGTGTAGTATATGGGAATCTGTGTCCCACCCACTGGGTCCTGGTAACTAGATCTGGAAGAAAAGgtttttttctgatgaaaaatgctctgtttgtaaaactgaaattttccatggggattttagttttgtcaaaaaaaaaaaaaagattttattttgagGAAATATAAAGTGGCTGCCTCCCTGAAAGGCTCTTGTGAGTTTCATTTTCTGTTAGTGAAATCGACAAAAGCTTTCCCAGAGGGCTGCTTTGGCAGTGTGCAGGGTTGTTCTGCCACCCCCTAGCTCTggggcagagaaaggcagaggacCTGCAATGCATCCCCACCTCTCACCTAGCTTTGGGGGAT encodes:
- the LOC101941180 gene encoding NACHT, LRR and PYD domains-containing protein 3-like isoform X1 encodes the protein MENQSRINDLLQSALEDLLEEDFKRFKDKLSHSGFKEKGTIPRCRLEKADRIDTKNILIAFYGGDAAVDVTIEILAKINVRGSAAKLKKDREKVLPQEKVKTSKVEETRRNDRQGDLGPCAEIHHAKEQGVDNLSLKGFDYQKKYREHIQEEYQVIEDKNARMGEHVSLDKRYTELLIVKEHRQREEKEHEIITRGRKHTELMAHQTSLTKINVLFDPSRNQQSPKTVVLQGAAGIGKTMTARKIMLDWAAGKLYQKKFDYVFYINCRKINHVTEEQSIADLVLDNCPNGEGPIKEIFEKPEKLLFLIDGFDELSSLLDIDEVSLCTDPFEKKPVKTVLCSLLRKKVLQKSFLLITTRPTALEKLKQNLKFPCYAEIMGFSGEERKEYFYKFFCDEKKATQAFNFVKENEMLFTMCFVPIVCWIICTVMKQQMEKREDLSQTSKTTTSVYLLFLSTLLTDHFADSIQQPKTTLWNLCSLAADGILERKILFEEGDLKKHNLSLSNIQSLFLNKNIFQKDTECESVYSFIHLSFQEFFAALFYVLEEDKGTMTKSLSSKKDVNNLLKIYGPSKNNYLMLTVRFLFGLLNKERLNDMEKKLHCKTSKIKLDLLKWFEAEAKNISLLPYKTYGELRDQFELFHCLYESQEEEFAKSAMDNFQEIRLEHIRLTTMDEIALSFCVKNCCSKQSLYLCNCTLGIGEREEGWIAKLRKWLFPLNPLMKDPRTSAAYALLQGLKDPNCKLKTISLSSCKLSSAFPEDLSPKTLFTNQSLEKLDLSANTLGDSGLKHLCEGLKHPHCKLQTLLLWQCSLTAACCGDLSAALSTNQSLTELELSGNKLGDSGIKLLCEGLKHPSCKLQKLVVWDCHLTDACCGDLSSLLSSNQSLRELNLSGNKLSYSGVKLLCEGLKHPNCKLEKLDLSEIYIDEKTTKELEVLLQIKPGLSIVHNAVSSLQNPGTKTRRMQCLLSQCHTFICRLTSLSSEMMWNIFVMHCQEVGLVLLLIIATYWLH
- the LOC101941180 gene encoding NACHT, LRR and PYD domains-containing protein 3-like isoform X2 — translated: MENQSRINDLLQSALEDLLEEDFKRFKDKLSHSGFKEKGTIPRCRLEKADRIDTKNILIAFYGGDAAVDVTIEILAKINVRGSAAKLKKDREKVLPQEKVKTSKVEETRRNDRQGDLGPCAEIHHAKEQGVDNLSLKGFDYQKKYREHIQEEYQVIEDKNARMGEHVSLDKRYTELLIVKEHRQREEKEHEIITRGRKHTELMAHQTSLTKINVLFDPSRNQQSPKTVVLQGAAGIGKTMTARKIMLDWAAGKLYQKKFDYVFYINCRKINHVTEEQSIADLVLDNCPNGEGPIKEIFEKPEKLLFLIDGFDELSSLLDIDEVSLCTDPFEKKPVKTVLCSLLRKKVLQKSFLLITTRPTALEKLKQNLKFPCYAEIMGFSGEERKEYFYKFFCDEKKATQAFNFVKENEMLFTMCFVPIVCWIICTVMKQQMEKREDLSQTSKTTTSVYLLFLSTLLTDHFADSIQQPKTTLWNLCSLAADGILERKILFEEGDLKKHNLSLSNIQSLFLNKNIFQKDTECESVYSFIHLSFQEFFAALFYVLEEDKGTMTKSLSSKKDVNNLLKIYGPSKNNYLMLTVRFLFGLLNKERLNDMEKKLHCKTSKIKLDLLKWFEAEAKNISLLPYKTYGELRDQFELFHCLYESQEEEFAKSAMDNFQEIRLEHIRLTTMDEIALSFCVKNCCSKQSLYLCNCTLGIGEREEGWIAKLRKWLFPLNPLMKDPRTSAAYALLQGLKDPNCKLKTISLSSCKLSSAFPEDLSPKTLFTNQSLEKLDLSANTLGDSGLKHLCEGLKHPHCKLQTLLLWQCSLTAACCGDLSAALSTNQSLTELELSGNKLGDSGIKLLCEGLKHPSCKLQKLVVWDCHLTDACCGDLSSLLSSNQSLRELNLSGNKLSYSGVKLLCEGLKHPNCKLEKLDLSEIYIDEKTTKELEVLLQIKPGLSIVHNAVSSLQNPGLCSF